A single Oryza brachyantha chromosome 8, ObraRS2, whole genome shotgun sequence DNA region contains:
- the LOC102721761 gene encoding peroxidase 40-like yields the protein MDKLATVVALYSALQLALACGAAAASAAAQVNKSCVTGAAGAAVSIGYGGAGAGASAGAGVSLGGDAYRSACPLAEEIVRAAVERAVAADPRMAASLLRLHFHDCFVNGCDGSVLLDDNPFFVGEKTAGPNANSLRGFEVIDDIKAELEKACPETVSCADVLAIAARDSVVASGGPRWQVEVGRKDSRTASLQGANTNLPAPTSGVATLVQKFRNVGLSTKDMVALSGAHTIGKARCTTFSARLAGVGVSAGGGTPQGDMAFLQSLQQLCAVSAGSALAHLDLATPATFDNQYYVNLLSGEGLLPSDQALASAGPSAAARADEDVAGLVAAYAFDASLFFDDFASSMLRMGRLAPGAGTTGEVRRNCRVVN from the exons ATGGACAAGCTCGCCACTGTAGTGGCCCTGTACTCCGCCCTGCAGCTTGCTCTTGCCTGCGGCGCAGCTgctgcctccgccgcggcgcaggTCAACAAGTCCTGcgtcaccggcgccgccggcgccgccgtcagcATCGGATACGGCGGAGCCGGTGCCGGTGCTAGTGCAGGCGCCGGCGTGTCGCTTGGCGGCGACGCGTACCGGTCGGCCTGCCCCCTCGCCGAGGAGatcgtccgcgccgccgtcgagcgtgccgtcgccgctgacCCCCGCATGGCGGCGTcgctcctccgcctccacttCCACGACTGCTTCGTCAAT GGTTGTGACGGCTCCGTGCTCCTGGACGACAACCCGTTCTTTGTCGGCGAGAAGACGGCGGGGCCGAACGCCAACTCGCTTAGGGGATTCGAGGTCATCGACGACATCAAAGCCGAGCTGGAGAAGGCGTGCCCTGAGACCGTCTCCtgcgccgacgtcctcgcgaTCGCCGCCCGCGACTCCGTCGTGGCA TCCGGCGGGCCGAGGTGGCAGGTGGAGGTCGGCCGGAAGGACAGCCGCACGGCGAGCCTGCAGGGCGCCAACACCAACCTCCCGGCGCCAACGTCCGGCGTCGCCACCCTCGTGCAGAAGTTCAGGAACGTTGGCCTCTCCACCAAAGACATGGTCGCTCTATCCG GCGCGCACACCATCGGGAAGGCACGATGCACGACGTTCAgcgctcgcctcgccggcgtcggcgtctcggccggcggcggcactcCTCAGGGCGACATGGCGTTCCTCCAGTCGCTGCAGCAGCTGTGCGCGGTGTCCGCCGGGTCGGCGCTGGCGCACCTGGACCTGGCTACGCCGGCCACATTCGACAACCAGTACTACGTCAACCTGCTCTCCGGCGAGGGCCTGCTGCCGTCCGACCAGGCGCTGGCCTCGGCCGGACCATCCGCGGCGGCCAGGGCGGATGAGGACGTGgccggcctcgtcgccgcctacgCATTCGACGCGTCGCTCTTCTTCGACGACTTCGCGTCGTCCATGCTACGGATGGGGAGGCTGGCGCCGGGAGCCGGCACCACCGGCGAGGTCCGCCGCAACTGCCGGGTGGTGAACTAG
- the LOC102718101 gene encoding probable sucrose-phosphate synthase 4, giving the protein MAGNDWINSYLEAILDAGGAAQEISAAAGAGAGAGGDGAAAAEKRDKSSLMLRERGRFSPARYFVEEVISGFDETDLYKTWVRTAAMRSPQERNTRLENMSWRIWNLARKKKQIEGEEASRLAKQRLEREKARRYAAADMSEDLSEGEKGENINESSSIHDESTRGRMPRIGSTDAIEAWASQHKDKKLYIVLISIHGLIRGENMELGRDSDTGGQVKYVVELARALGSTPGVYRVDLLTRQISAPDVDWSYGEPTEMLSPRNSENFGHDMGESSGAYIVRIPFGPRDKYIPKEHLWPHIQEFVDGALVHIMQMSKVLGEQVGSGQPVWPVVIHGHYADAGDSAALLSGALNVPMVFTGHSLGRDKLEQLLKQGRQTRDEINTIYKITRRIEAEELCLDASEIIITSTRQEIEQQWGLYDGFDLTMARKLRARIKRGVSCYGRYMPRMAAIPPGMEFSHIVPHDVDLDGEEANEDGSGSPDPPIWADIMRFFSNPRKPMILALARPDPKKNITTLVKAFGEHRELRNLANLTLIMGNRDVIDEMSSTNSAVLTSILKLIDKYDLYGQVAYPKHHKQSEVPDIYRLAARTKGVFINCAFIEPFGLTLIEAAAYGLPMVATQNGGPVDIHRVLDNGILVDPHNQNEIAEALYKLVSDKQMWAQCRQNGLKNIHQFSWPEHCKNYLSRVGALKPRHPRWQKSDDATEVSEAYSPEDSLRDVHDISLNLKLSLDSDKSSTKENSVRRNLEDAVQKLSRGVSGSRKTESVENIEATTGNKWPSLRRRKHIVVISVDSVQDANLVEIIKNIFEALSNEKLSGAVGFVLSTSRAISEIHSLLTSGGIQATDFDAFICNSGSDLCYPSSSSEDMLSPAELPFMIDLDYHSQIEYRWGGEGLRKTLIRWAAEKNNESGQVVLVEDEECSSTYCVSFRVKNTEAVPPMKDLRKTMRIQALRCHVLYSHDGSKLNVIPVLSSRSQALRYLYIRWGVELSNMTVVVGESGDSDYDGLLGGMHKTIILKGSFNAVPNQVHAARSYSLQDVVSFDKPGITSVEGYGPDNVKPALQQFGLLKDNV; this is encoded by the exons atggcggggaacgactggaTCAACAGCTACCTGGAGGCGATCCTCGACGCGGGCGGCGCTGCACAGGAAATCTCCGCTGCGGCGGGGGCCGGGGCAGGGGCCGGTGGAGAtggggcggccgccgcggagaAGCGGGACAAGTCGTCGCTGATGCTCCGGGAACGGGGCCGGTTCAGCCCCGCGCGCTACTTCGTCGAGGAGGTCATCTCCGGATTCGACGAGACCGACCTCTACAAGACCTGGGTCCGC ACGGCGGCCATGAGGAGCCCGCAGGAGCGGAACACGCGGCTGGAGAATATGTCGTGGAGGATCTGGAACCTTGccaggaagaagaagcag ATTGAAGGTGAAGAAGCTTCCCGTTTAGCTAAACAGCGACTTGAGCGTGAGAAGGCGCGTAGATATGCTGCTGCTGATATGTCTGAAGACCTATCTGAGGGTGAAAAGGGAGAAAACATCAATGAATCATCATCTATTCATGATGAGAGCACAAGGGGGAGAATGCCTAGGATAGGTTCAACAGATGCTATTGAGGCATGGGCAAGTCAGCACAAGGATAAAAAGCTGTACATTGTTCTGATAAG CATTCATGGTCTTATACGTGGTGAAAATATGGAGCTTGGTCGTGATTCAGATACAGGTGGCCAG GTCAAATATGTTGTAGAACTTGCTAGGGCATTAGGTTCAACGCCTGGAGTATATAGAGTGGATCTTCTGACAAGGCAAATTTCTGCACCTGATGTTGATTGGAGTTATGGGGAACCTACAGAGATGTTGAGTCCAAGAAATTCAGAGAACTTTGGGCATGATATGGGCGAAAGCAGTGGTGCTTATATTGTCAGGATACCTTTTGGACCAAGAGATAAATATATCCCTAAAGAACATCTCTGGCCCCACATTCAGGAATTTGTTGACGGCGCACTGGTCCATATCATGCAGATGTCCAAAGTTCTTGGAGAACAAGTTGGCAGTGGTCAGCCAGTATGGCCTGTTGTTATCCATGGACACTATGCCGATGCAGGCGACTCTGCTGCTTTGTTATCTGGGGCACTGAATGTTCCAATGGTATTCACAGGTCATTCTCTTGGCAGAGACAAGTTGGAGCAACTATTAAAGCAAGGGCGTCAAACCAGGgatgaaataaatacaatatacAAGATAACACGTCGAATTGAGGCTGAGGAACTCTGTCTTGATGCGTCTGAAATCATAATTACAAGCACTAGACAAGAGATAGAACAACAATGGGGATTATATGATGGTTTTGATTTAACTATGGCAAGGAAACTTAGAGCAAGGATAAAACGTGGTGTGAGCTGCTATGGTCGCTATATGCCTCGTATGGCT GCAATTCCTCCTGGTATGGAGTTTAGCCATATAGTGCCTCATGATGTTGATCTGGATGGCGAGGAAGCTAATGAAGATGGCTCAGGTTCACCAGATCCACCTATTTGGGCTGAT ATAATGCGCTTCTTCTCCAACCCTCGCAAGCCCATGATTCTCGCTCTCGCTCGACCAGATCCCAAGAAAAATATCACTACACTGGTCAAAGCATTTGGGGAACATCGTGAATTGAGAAATTTAGCAAACCTT ACACTTATCATGGGTAATCGTGATGTTATTGATGAGATGTCAAGCACAAATTCAGCTGTTCTAACATCCATACTCAAGTTAATTGACAAGTATGATCTATATGGCCAAGTGGCATACCCCAAGCACCATAAACAATCTGAGGTTCCAGATATTTATCGTTTAGCAGCAAGAACAAAG GGGGTGTTTATCAATTGTGCTTTTATCGAACCATTTGGACTCACCTTGATTGAG GCTGCTGCTTATGGTCTACCAATGGTGGCTACTCAGAATGGTGGGCCTGTTGATATACATCGG GTTCTTGACAATGGTATCCTTGTTGATCCCCACAATCAAAATGAAATAGCTGAGGCACTCTATAAGCTTGTTTCTGATAAGCAGATGTGGGCACAGTGCCGCCAGAATGGTCTGAAAAATATTCATCAATTTTCTTGGCCTGAACATTGCAAAAACTATTTGTCACGGGTTGGTGCACTCAAGCCAAGACATCCCCGTTGGCAAAAGAGTGATGATGCCACTGAAGTTTCCGAAGCTTACTCACCTGAAGATTCCCTGAGGGATGTTCATGATATATCACTTAACTTGAAGCTTTCCTTGGACAGTGACAAATCAAGCACAAAGGAAAATAGTGTAAGACGAAACCTTGAGGATGCTGTACAAAAGTTGTCAAGGGGTGTTAGTGGCAGCAGAAAGACAGAGTCTGTTGAGAACATTGAGGCTACCACAGGCAATAAATGGCCATCATTGCGGAGAAGGAAACACATTGTAGTTATCTCTGTAGATTCTGTGCAAGATGCTAACCTGGTTGAgattatcaaaaatatttttgaggCTTTGAGCAACGAGAAATTATCTGGTGCTGttggttttgttttgtcaACATCTCGAGCAATATCAGAGATACATTCGCTGTTAACATCTGGGGGCATACAGGCTACTGATTTTGATGCCTTCATATGCAACAGTGGTAGCGATCTTTGCTACCCATCCTCAAGTTCAGAAGACATGCTTAGCCCTGCAGAGCTTCCATTTATGATTGATCTTGATTATCACTCTCAAATTGAGTACCGTTGGGGTGGAGAAGGTTTAAGAAAAACACTAATTCGTTGGGCAGCAGAAAAGAACAATGAGAGTGGACAAGTGGTGCTTGTGGAAGATGAAGAATGTTCATCCACTTACTGTGTCTCATTTAGAGTGAAGAATACTGAGGCT GTACCTCCTATGAAAGATCTTAGGAAGACAATGAGAATTCAAGCACTGCGCTGTCATGTCTTGTACAGTCATGATGGTAGCAAGTTGAATGTTATTCCTGTTTTATCATCACGATCACAGGCTCTAAG GTACTTATATATAAGATGGGGGGTAGAGCTGTCAAATATGACAGTGGTTGTTGGTGAAAGTGGTGATAGTGATTATGATGGACTACTAGGGGGCATGCACAAGACCATTATACTCAAAGGCTCATTCAATGCTGTTCCTAACCAAGTTCATGCTGCCAGAAGTTATTCATTACAGGATGTTGTATCCTTCGATAAACCAGGAATCACTTCAGTTGAGGGATATGGTCCTGACAACGTTAAGCCAGCTCTACAACAATTTGGTTTACTGAAAGATAATGTTTAA